One Setaria viridis chromosome 5, Setaria_viridis_v4.0, whole genome shotgun sequence genomic region harbors:
- the LOC117858984 gene encoding rhodanese-like domain-containing protein 4, chloroplastic — protein MALLRLQEQCSLLRISSSHHPNPFKPPRNPRRTQLLPPNAAKNATPSEIPVPRAPAAAPKTAIPARKAAPWREALVPVAAAVASWPLPSLAAEGDGKVSLESIVVAIDDFNNRNPFFVAGVVFVWLVVIPLVQEYVFKKYKPVSAIDAFRTLRDVPEAQLLDIRRAKSVRFMAPPNLKLVEKSAVQVEFDEEDEKGFVKEVLARFPDPANTVVCVLDNFDGNSLRVAELLIENGFKEAYAIQGGLRGPEGWQAVQENYLPPSVHVFPRKKKGMKLAHTDVSADGADGMKGENEEPLAPPSTTVVNASDESKDVYENPNGSTTAEHATRRPLSPYPNYPDLKPPSSPTPSKPRT, from the exons ATGGCTCTCCTCCGACTCCAAGAACAGTGCTCGCTCCTCCGCATCTCCAGCTCCCACCACCCAAATCCCTTCAAACCCCCAAGAAATCCTCGGAGGACCCAACTTTTACCGCCCAATGCGGCCAAGAATGCCACCCCCTCCGAAATCCCGGTTCctcgcgcccccgccgcggcgcccaaGACCGCAATCCCGGCGCGGAAGGCGGCTCCCTGGCGGGAAGCCctcgtccccgtcgccgccgcggtcgcgTCCTGGCCGCTCCCTTCcctggcggcggagggcgacggGAAGGTGAGCCTCGAGTCCATCGTGGTGGCCATCGACGACTTCAACAACCGCAACCCCTTCTTCGTGGCCGGGGTCGTGTTCGTGTGGCTCGTGGTGATCCCGCTGGTGCAGGAGTACGTCTTCAAGAAGTACAAGCCCGTGAGCGCCATCGACGCGTTCCGCACGCTCCGCGACGTGCCGGAGGCGCAGCTGCTGGACATCCGCCGGGCCAAGAGCGTGCGCTTCATGGCGCCGCCGAACCTGAAGCTTGTCGAGAAGAGTGCCGTGCAGGTTGAGttcgacgaggaggacgagaagGGGTTCGTCAAGGAGGTGCTGGCGAGGTTCCCAGACCCCGCTAACACCGTCGTCTGCGTCCTTGACAA CTTTGATGGTAATTCTTTGAGAGTTGCTGAGCTACTGATCGAGAATGGTTTCAAGGAAGCCTATGCAATTCAAGGGGGCTTGCGAGGCCCAGAAGGGTGGCAG GCTGTTCAAGAAAACTACCTTCCCCCATCTGTACATGTTTTCCCGAGGAAAAAGAAGGGCATGAAGTTAGCTCACACAGATGTGAGCGCTGATGGAGCAGATGGTATGAAGGGGGAAAATGAGGAACCACTAGCTCCTCCAAGCACCACTGTAGTCAATGCAAGTGATGAATCCAAAGATGTTTATGAAAATCCCAATGGAAGTACAACTGCAGAACATGCAACTAGGAGACCATTATCGCCATATCCAAAT TACCCTGACTTGAAGCCACCGTCATCTCCAACACCATCAAAACCAAGGACTTAA
- the LOC117855294 gene encoding G-type lectin S-receptor-like serine/threonine-protein kinase At2g19130: protein MAAPRGRSAPACVLLPLLLGFVLLLQGAPSQAGDTVAAGRPLSGGDSLVSKRGKFRLGFFQPDNSSDHWYLGIWYNQISLHTTVWVANREAAITDPASSQLSIASDGNMVILDHRRSTVWSTNVTGVVASNSTTVGVILDTGNLVLADASNTSAVRWQSFDHFGDTWLPGGKLGRNKRTGEVTQLVAWKGYNDPSPSPFSLELDPGGSSQYLLNWNGGEQYWSSGNWTGHAFTAVPEMTPTDASPLSKYTFGYVDGADESYFVYDVTDESVVTRFLFDVTGQIKFLTWVEAAKEWMLFWSEPKKQCDVYAVCGPFGVCTENALPSCSCPRGFSQRRPGEWLQNDHTAGCARNAGLACSDRDGQHQKNSKNDDDRFYTMADARLPSSARSAAAASARDCELACLGNCSCTAYSYTGGGGCSLWYGDLINLQDTTASGGGSSISIRLAASEFSGTGNARKLVIGLAAAGSVAAVAAIVLATILILRSRRIKSLRRVEGSLMAFTYRDLQFVTKNFTEKLGGGAFGSVFKGSLPDATPVAVKKLEGVRQGEKQFRAEVSTIGTIQHVNLIRLLGFCSERTRRLLVYEHMPRGSLDRHLFGASSQGGVLSWETRYQIALGIARGLEYLHDKCRDCIIHCDIKPENILLDEAFVPKVADFGLAKLMGRDFSRVLTTVRGTVGYLAPEWIGGAAVTTKADVFSYGMMLFEIVSGRRNVGQRGDGAVDFFPATAVGMLLDGDLRGAVDCRIAGEADVAEVERACKVACWCVQDAESLRPSMGMVVQVLEGLVDVDVPPIPKSLKVLADPAKYVEFFSGLPST from the exons ATGGCGGCTCCCCGTGGAAGGTCGGCTCCGGCATGTGttcttcttcccctcctcctcggcttcgTGCTTCTGCTGCAGGGAGCTCCGTCGCAAGCCGGCgacaccgtcgccgccggccggccgctgtCCGGCGGGGACAGCCTGGTGTCCAAGCGTGGCAAGTTCAGGCTCGGCTTCTTCCAGCCAG ACAACTCGTCAGATCATTGGTACCTGGGCATCTGGTACAACCAAATCTCGTTGCACACCACGGTGTGGGTGGCGAACCGGGAGGCGGCGATCACCGACCCGGCGTCCTCCCAGCTTTCCATCGCGAGCGACGGCAACATGGTCATCCTGGATCACCGGAGGTCCACCGTCTGGTCAACCAACGTGACCGGCGTCGTCGCCTCCAACTCCACTACGGTGGGCGTCATCCTCGACACCGGCAACCTCGTGCTGGCGGACGCGTCCAACACCTCCGCCGTGCGGTGGCAGAGCTTCGACCACTTCGGCGACACGTGGCTCCCCGGCGGGAAGCTCGGCCGGAACAAGCGAACcggcgaggtcacgcaactcgTCGCGTGGAAGGGCTACAACGACCCGTCGCCGAGCCCGTTCTCGCTCGAGCTCGACCCGGGCGGCTCCAGCCAGTACCTGCTCAACTGGAACGGCGGCGAGCAGTACTGGAGCAGCGGCAACTGGACGGGCCACGCGTTCACCGCCGTGCCGGAGATGACGCCCACCGACGCGTCGCCGCTGTCCAAGTACACCTTCGGCTAcgtcgacggcgccgacgaGAGCTACTTCGTCTACGACGTCACCGACGAGTCCGTGGTCACGCGGTTCCTCTTCGACGTCACGGGGCAGATCAAGTTCCTGACGTGGGTGGAGGCCGCCAAGGAGTGGATGCTCTTCTGGTCGGAGCCCAAGAAGCAGTGTGACGTCTACGCCGTCTGCGGGCCCTTCGGCGTCTGCACCGAGAACGCCCTGCCGTCCTGCAGCTGCCCCCGAGGATTCAGCCAGCGGCGGCCCGGCGAGTGGCTGCAGAACGACCACACAGCCGGCTGCGCCAGGAACGCCGGCCTCGCATGCAGCGATCGAGACGGGCAGCATCAGAAGAACAGCAAGAACGACGACGACAGGTTCTACACGATGGCCGACGCGAGGCTGCCGAGCAGcgcgcggagcgcggcggcggcgagtgctcgTGACTGCGAGCTCGCGTGCCTCGGCAACTGCTCCTGCACCGCGTACTCTtacactggcggcggcggctgctcgcTGTGGTACGGGGACCTCATCAACCTCCAAGACACGACGgccagcggtggcggcagcagcatcTCGATCCGTCTGGCGGCGTCCGAGTTCTCAGGCACCGGGAACGCCAGGAAGCTGGTCAtcgggctcgccgccgcggggtcCGTCGCCGCGGTCGCCGCCATCGTTCTGGCCACAATCCTCATCCTGAGAAGCAGAAGGATCAAGTCGCTGAGGAGAGTCGAAGGATCCCTCATGGCGTTCACGTACCGCGACTTGCAATTCGTGACCAAGAACTTCACCGagaagctcggcggcggcgcgttcgGGTCGGTGTTCAAAGGGTCTCTGCCTGACGCGACGCCCGTCGCGGTCAAGAAGCTTGAAGGCGTTCGGCAGGGGGAGAAGCAGTTCCGCGCCGAGGTGAGCACGATCGGCACGATCCAGCACGTGAACCTGATCAGGCTGCTGGGGTTCTGCTCCGAGAGGACGAGGCGGCTGCTCGTCTACGAGCACATGCCCAGGGGCTCCCTGGACAGGCACCTGTTCGGGGCTAGCAGCCAGGGCGGCGTCCTGAGCTGGGAGACGAGGTACCAGATCGCCCTGGGGATCGCGAGGGGCCTGGAGTACCTGCACGACAAGTGCCGGGACTGCATCATCCACTGCGACATCAAGCCGGAGAACATCCTCCTGGACGAGGCGTTCGTGCCCAAGGTGGCCGACTTCGGGCTCGCCAAGCTCATGGGCCGCGACTTCAGCCGCGTGCTCACCACGGTGCGGGGCACGGTGGGGTACCTGGCGCCGGAGTGgatcggcggcgcggccgtcacCACCAAGGCCGACGTGTTCAGCTACGGCATGATGCTGTTCGAGATCGTCTCGGGCCGGAGGAACGTCGGGCAGCGCGGCGACGGTGCCGTGGACTTCTtcccggcgacggcggtgggcaTGCTCCTCGACGGCGACTTGAGGGGCGCGGTGGACTGCCGgatcgccggcgaggcggacgTCGCCGAGGTGGAGAGGGCATGCAAGGTGGCGTGCTGGTGCGTGCAGGACGCCGAGAGCCTGCGGCCGAGCATGGGGATGGTGGTGCAGGTCCTGGAGGGGCTCGTCGACGTCGACGTCCCGCCCATCCCGAAGTCGCTCAAGGTGCTCGCCGATCCGGCCAAGTACGTCGAGTTCTTCTCAGGGTTGCCGTCGACCTGA
- the LOC117856561 gene encoding LOW QUALITY PROTEIN: G-type lectin S-receptor-like serine/threonine-protein kinase At2g19130 (The sequence of the model RefSeq protein was modified relative to this genomic sequence to represent the inferred CDS: deleted 1 base in 1 codon; substituted 1 base at 1 genomic stop codon), with protein MATWLSSCTISLLLLLISLQQSPLHASDTLTSNQQLSGNQKLISRDGNFALGFFQPAGSNGRWYIGIWYNKIPEQTIVWVANREKPVSDPVSSSLTISDDGNFILLANHSKSPLWSTNIKNNTAASSTVAVLLGNGNLLVRHESNASAVLWQSFDDFTDTWLPGNKLSRNKKTGVIKRMISWKDRGDPAPGLFSIQLDPNGSKQYILQWNSSEVYWTTGNWTNNGFSGVPEMSPVNPYPSSRFLFQFVDNDEEAYFTYNIKNDALIFTRTIIDVSGLFQTLVWAEAQQAWANSFTKPKAKCSVYGVCGEYSKCRENAASPCSCLKGFSENHPNNWKLDDQTAGCRRNIPLQCANNGSMKAKHDRFYAIDSVKLPDNAHITDATNVHDCELICLNNCSCLAYSHNGTCLVWHNHLMNLQDNIDTSSDSIFIRVAASELSNSGNKKLWLIGIIIGGFTVLSFGVAILYFLHRRRAIINGLNHDNGSLISFKYSNLQLLTRNFSEVLGAGSFGSVFKGVVSDTTAVAVKKLEGFHQGEKQFRAEVSTLGNIHHINLIRLLGFCSEGAKRLLVYEYMPNGSLDKHLFGSSSTTLSWKIRYQIAAGIAKGLAYLHEECRDCIIHCDIKPENILLDDSFVPKVADFGLAKLLGRNFSRVLTLXEASMRGTVGYLAPEWISGEAITTKADVFSYGMMLFEIISGRRNLEHKETTMETFFPMLVARKLLEGEVQALLGEGLINGVNERELERACKVACWCVQGNESSRPTMGEIVKILEGVIDVGMPPVPRYLEVLCEGSENAKFFSYEAAK; from the exons ATGGCTACCTGGCTTTCTTCATGCACCATATCCTTACTTTTACTTCTAATTTCTCTCCAACAGTCTCCACTGCATGCCTCCGATACCCTCACTTCGAACCAGCAGCTCTCCGGGAACCAGAAGCTGATCTCTCGGGATGGCAATTTTGCACTGGGATTCTTTCAGCCTGCAG GATCCAATGGCAGGTGGTACATAGGCATCTGGTATAATAAAATCCCAGAACAGACTATAGTGTGGGTGGCGAACAGAGAGAAACCAGTCTCTGATCCAGTCTCATCAAGCCTAACAATCTCAGATGATGGTAACTTCATTCTCCTGGCTAACCACTCTAAATCCCCCCTCTGGTCTACCAATATTAAGAACAACACAGCTGCTAGTTCAACAGTTGCTGTGCTCCTCGGCAATGGCAACCTTTTAGTCAGACATGAGTCTAATGCCTCTGCTGTGTTATGGCAAAGTTTTGATGATTTCACAGACACATGGCTCCCAGGAAACAAGCTCAGCCGCAACAAAAAAACCGGTGTGATCAAACGGATGATATCTTGGAAAGACCGAGGTGACCCAGCACCAGGGTTGTTCTCCATTCAGTTGGATCCTAATGGTTCAAAGCAATATATTCTCCAATGGAATAGCTCGGAAGTGTACTGGACTACTGGCAATTGGACTAACAATGGATTCAGTGGTGTGCCAGAGATGTCACCTGTCAATCCCTATCCCAGCTCAAGGTTTTTGTTCCAGTTTGTTGACAATGATGAAGAGGCATATTTCACGTACAATATTAAGAATGATGCATTAATATTTACAAGAACTATTATTGATGTGTCAGGCCTGTTTCAGACTTTGGTTTGGGCAGAGGCACAGCAAGCATGGGCAAACTCTTTCACGAAACCAAAAGCTAAGTGCAGTGTTTATGGTGTGTGTGGGGAATACAGCAAGTGCAGAGAGAATGCTGCTTCACCATGCAGTTGCCTCAAGGGCTTCAGCGAGAATCACCCAAACAACTGGAAACTAGATGACCAGACAGCAGGCTGTAGGAGAAACATACCGCTACAGTGTGCCAACAATGGCTCAATGAAGGCAAAGCATGATAGATTCTACGCTATTGATAGTGTGAAGTTGCCAGATAATGCACACATCACCGATGCAACCAATGTTCATGACTGCGAGTTGATTTGCCTGAACAACTGCTCTTGCTTGGCTTACTCTCATAATGGCACTTGCTTGGTTTGGCACAACCATTTGATGAATCTTCAAGATAATATTGATACATCAAGTGATAGTATCTTTATTAGAGTGGCTGCATCAGAACTATCCAACTCGGGAAATAAAAAGTTGTGGCTTATTGGGATCATCATCGGTGGATTTACTGTTCTAAGTTTTGGAGTGGCCATTTTATATTTTCTCCATAGAAGAAGAGCAATAATTAATGGTTTAAATCATGATAACGGGTCTTTGATCAGTTTCAAATACAGTAATTTGCAACTCCTGACAAGAAATTTCTCAGAGGTGTTGGGTGCAGGGTCTTTCGGCTCTGTATTCAAAGGGGTTGTATCAGACACCACAGCAGTGGCAGTCAAAAAACTTGAGGGCTTTCATCAGGGGGAGAAGCAATTCAGGGCAGAGGTGAGCACGTTAGGAAATATTCATCACATTAACTTGATTCGCCTGCTTGGATTTTGTTCTGAAGGAGCGAAGAGATTGCTTGTCTATGAGTATATGCCCAATGGTTCACTTGATAAACACTTGTTTGGTAGTAGCTCTACCACTTTGAGTTGGAAAATAAGATATCAAATTGCTGCAGGGATTGCCAAGGGTTTGGCTTATCTGCATGAGGAATGTCGGGATTGCATCATACACTGTGATATCAAGCCAGAAAATATATTGTTGGATGATTCATTTGTTCCAAAAGTGGCAGACTTTGGATTGGCAAAATTACTAGGTCGGAATTTTAGCAGAGTTTTGACA CTATGAGAGGCATCTATGAGAGGCACAGTAGGATATCTTGCACCAGAATGGATAAGTGGTGAAGCCATCACGACAAAGGCAGATGTCTTCAGCTACGGAATGATGCTTTTTGAGATCATTTCTGGAAGGAGGAATCTGGAGCATAAGGAGACAACCATGGAAACATTTTTTCCCATGTTGGTTGCAAGGAAGCTTCTTGAAGGAGAAGTGCAGGCACTGTTGGGTGAAGGATTGATCAATGGTGTAAATGAAAGAGAGCTAGAAAGAGCATGCAAGGTTGCTTGCTGGTGCGTTCAAGGTAATGAAAGTTCCAGACCAACAATGGGGGAAATTGTAAAAATTCTGGAAGGGGTGATAGATGTTGGAATGCCACCGGTTCCAAGGTATCTTGAAGTTCTCTGTGAAGGTTCAGAGAATGCGAAATTCTTTTCCTATGAAGCAGCTAAGTGA
- the LOC117856562 gene encoding G-type lectin S-receptor-like serine/threonine-protein kinase At2g19130 yields the protein MATSLPSCALYLLLLLSLQHPSQASDTLTANQKLSGNQKLISQDGNFALGFFQPAALVGGSNDKWYIGIWYNKIPTQTIVWVANRGKPVYDPVLSNLIISDDGNLALLANHSKSPMWSTNIRNHIATSSTMAVLNNSGNLVVKHDSNNSTVLWQSFDDFTDTWLPGNKLSRNKKTGVIKRLVSWKDRGDPALGLFSIQLDSNGSPQYILQWNNSIVYWESGNWSGNAYTGVPESSPSNSYPNSGYTFQFVDNDVETYFTYTVKNDAQTFTRGIVDVSGLFQTLVWTNVTQAWTPFFTQPKAKCIVYGVCGENSKCSENAASSCSCLKGFTEKYPENWKLGDHTAGCRRNVPLKCGNNGSMKTKQDRFYVINSVKLPDDARSIDAADVRACELTCLNNCSCIAYSYDGSCWVWYNHLMNLQDNIGGSMYSISIRLGASELPNSGTKKWRTTAIIISGLIVLSFGVTILYFSHKRRRPISGINHGDGSLISFKYRDLQFITRNFSERLGAGSFGSVFKGVLPNATIVAVKKLEGFHQGDKQFRAEVSTIGNIHHMNLIRLLGFCSKGPMRLLVYEYMPSGSLDKHLFGSSSTTLSWKIRYQIAAGIAKGLAYLHEECRDCIIHCDIKPENILLDDSFVPKVADFGLAKLLGRNFSRVLTSMRGTVGYLAPEWISGEAITTKADVFSYGMMPFEIISGKRNLEHTETSMGTFFPVLVAKKLLEGQVQTLFGSEIFNAVGVELERACKVACWCVQDSESSRPTMGEVVKILEGLLDVEMPPVPRYLEVLAEGSKNVKFFSDEPAK from the exons ATGGCGACCTCTCTTCCTTCATGCGCCCTATACTTACTTCTGCTGCTTTCTCTCCAACATCCATCTCAAGCCTCTGATACCCTCACCGCAAACCAGAAGCTCTCCGGGAACCAGAAGCTGATATCTCAGGACGGCAACTTTGCACTAGGATTCTTTCAGCCTGCAG CTCTTGTAGGAGGATCAAATGACAAGTGGTACATAGGCATTTGGTACAACAAAATTCCAACTCAAACTATAGTGTGGGTGGCTAACAGAGGGAAACCAGTCTATGATCCAGTCTTGTCAAACCTAATCATCTCAGATGATGGAAATCTTGCTCTTTtagctaaccattctaaatctCCAATGTGGTCTACCAATATTAGGAACCACATAGCTACCAGTTCCACAATGGCTGTGCTAAACAACTCTGGGAATCTTGTAGTCAAACATGATTCCAATAACTCAACTGTGCTGTGGCAAAGTTTCGATGATTTCACAGACACATGGCTCCCAGGAAACAAGCTCAGCCGCAACAAGAAAACTGGTGTGATAAAACGACTGGTCTCCTGGAAAGACCGTGGTGACCCAGCACTGGGACTGTTCTCCATTCAGTTGGATTCTAATGGCTCACCCCAATACATTCTCCAATGGAATAACTCAATAGTGTACTGGGAAAGTGGCAATTGGAGTGGCAACGCATACACTGGTGTGCCGGAATCTTCACCTTCCAATTCATATCCGAACTCAGGATATACATTCCAGTTTGTTGACAATGATGTGGAGACATACTTCACATACACTGTTAAGAATGATGCACAAACATTCACTAGGGGTATTGTCGATGTGTCAGGTTTGTTCCAAACTCTTGTATGGACAAATGTAACACAGGCATGGACTCCTTTTTTCACGCAACCAAAAGCTAAGTGCATCGTCTATGGAGTGTGTGGGGAAAACAGCAAGTGTAGTGAGAATGCTGCATCATCATGCAGCTGCCTCAAGGGCTTCACTGAAAAGTACCCAGAAAATTGGAAACTGGGTGATCATACAGCAGGCTGTAGGAGAAACGTCCCACTGAAATGTGGGAACAATGGCTCAATGAAGACGAAGCAAGATAGATTCTATGTGATCAATAGTGTGAAGTTGCCAGATGATGCACGCAGCATAGATGCAGCTGACGTTCGTGCCTGTGAGCTAACTTGCTTGAACAATTGCTCATGCATTGCTTACTCTTACGATGGTAGTTGTTGGGTTTGGTACAATCATTTGATGAATCTGCAAGATAATATTGGTGGGTCGATGTATAGTATCTCTATTAGATTAGGTGCATCAGAACTACCCAACTCGGGAACTAAGAAATGGCGGACCACTGCGATCATCATTAGTGGGCTTATTGTTCTAAGTTTTGGAGTGACCATATTATATTTTTCTCATAAAAGACGAAGACCCATAAGTGGTATAAATCATGGTGATGGGTCTTTGATCAGTTTCAAATACAGGGATTTGCAATTCATCACAAGAAACTTCTCAGAGAGATTGGGTGCAGGGTCTTTCGGATCTGTGTTCAAAGGGGTTCTACCAAATGCAACTATAGTAGCGGTAAAAAAGCTAGAGGGCTTTCATCAGGGGGACAAGCAATTCAGGGCAGAGGTGAGCACCATAGGAAATATTCATCACATGAACTTAATTCGACTGCTTGGATTTTGTTCTAAAGGACCAATGAGATTGCTTGTCTATGAGTATATGCCCAGTGGTTCACTTGATAAACACTTGTTTGGTAGTAGCTCTACCACTTTGAGTTGGAAAATAAGATATCAAATTGCTGCAGGGATTGCCAAGGGTTTGGCTTATCTGCATGAGGAATGTCGGGATTGCATCATACACTGTGATATCAAGCCAGAAAATATATTGTTGGATGATTCATTTGTTCCAAAAGTGGCAGACTTTGGGTTGGCAAAATTACTAGGTCGGAATTTTAGCAGAGTTTTGACGTCTATGAGAGGCACAGTAGGATATCTTGCACCAGAATGGATAAGTGGTGAAGCCATCACGACAAAGGCAGATGTCTTCAGCTACGGAATGATGCCTTTTGAGATCATATCAGGAAAGAGGAATCTGGAGCACACGGAGACAAGCATGGGAACATTTTTTCCTGTGTTGGTTGCGAAGAAGCTTCTTGAAGGACAAGTACAGACATTGTTTGGCTCTGAGATTTTCAATGCTGTGGGCGTAGAGCTAGAAAGGGCATGCAAGGTTGCTTGCTGGTGTGTTCAAGACAGTGAAAGTTCCAGACCAACAATGGGGGAAGTTGTCAAAATTCTGGAAGGTTTGTTAGATGTTGAAATGCCACCGGTCCCAAGGTATCTTGAAGTTCTTGCTGAAGGTTCAAAGAATGTGAAATTCTTTTCCGATGAACCAGCTAAGTGA